The Bos mutus isolate GX-2022 chromosome 7, NWIPB_WYAK_1.1, whole genome shotgun sequence genome window below encodes:
- the LOC102266297 gene encoding olfactory receptor 2Z1, with translation MKFSPLRLLANTLFFLQMSDASQRVRETNQSVTSDFTLMGLFNHSGPHLTLFSLVAATFTMGLLGNAILIFLIHTDARLHTPMYFLLSQLSLLDVGFPLVTIPKMAADFLEEEGTISFGGCAAQMFFLMLIGVSEGVLLSLMSYDRYIAVCHPLHYPVLMRRQVCLLMVGTSWLSGVLVASIQTSITLHFPYCASRTVDHFFCELPALLKLSCADTSAYELALSISGVLILVLPLALIATSYSHVLGAVLHMHSAEARHKAFTTCSSHITVVGLFYGAAVFMYMVPGTYHTPQQDNVVSLFYSLITPMLNPLIYSLRNREVQMALVRILFRTGFRSKR, from the coding sequence ATGAAATTTTCCCCACTGAGACTCCTTGCAAATACCCTGTTCTTCCTGCAGATGAGTGATGCCTCTCAGAGGGTGAGGGAAACAAATCAGTCAGTGACCTCGGACTTCACTCTCATGGGCCTTTTCAATCACTCAGGGCCACATTTGACCCTGTTCTCCCTGGTGGCTGCCACATTCACGATGGGCCTTCTGGGCAATGCAATCctgatcttcctgatccacacAGATGCCAGGCTCCACACACCCATGTACTTTCTTCTCAGCCAGCTCTCCTTGTTGGATGTTGGCTTTCCACTGGTCACCATTCCCAAGATGGCAGctgacttcctggaggaagaaggCACCATCTCCTTTGGAGGCTGTGCAGCTCAGATGTTCTTCTTGATGCTTATAGGTGTCTCTGAGGGCGTCTTGCTATCCCTCATGTCTTATGACCGCTACATTGCCGTGTGCCACCCCTTGCATTATCCTGTGCTCATGAGACGTCAGGTCTGCCTGCTCATGGTGGGCACCTCCTGGTTGTCAGGTGTGCTTGTAGCCTCCATCCAGACCTCCATCACTCTGCACTTCCCCTACTGTGCCTCGCGCACTGTGGACCACTTCTTCTGTGAGCTGCCTGCCCTACTCAAGCTCTCCTGTGCAGACACCTCTGCCTATGAGTTGGCGCTGTCCATCTCCGGGGTGCTGATCTTGGTGCTGCCTCTGGCACTCATCGCCACCTCCTACAGCCATGTGTTGGGGGCTGTTCTTCATATGCACTCAGCTGAGGCCCGACACAAGGCCTTCACCACCTGCTCCTCGCACATCACTGTGGTGGGGCTCTTCTATGGGGCAGCAGTGTTCATGTACATGGTACCAGGCACCTACCACACCCCACAGCAGGACAACGTGGTCTCCCTCTTCTACAGTCTCATCACTCCCATGCTCAACCCCCTAATCTATAGCCTGAGGAACAGAGAAGTTCAAATGGCTTTGGTCAGGATTCTTTTCAGAACTGGCTTCAGATCAAAGAGATGA